A window of Cucurbita pepo subsp. pepo cultivar mu-cu-16 chromosome LG06, ASM280686v2, whole genome shotgun sequence contains these coding sequences:
- the LOC111796641 gene encoding E3 ubiquitin-protein ligase RMA3-like, which translates to MEQNHSVHESGHDVSLKQNWRSVSEDANGCFECNICLDSADDPVVTLCGHLYCWPCIYIWLHVQISSDEPENTQNCPVCKASITPSSLVPLYGRGTSNSDSESKKSHLGMAVPRRPPPSMNAPPHSNAASALHPSQQLHPNYIRSPSHPHPHQHPIYHQQYFPQAYSDVASYAPSYLGNAVITSLLNPTIGMFGETVFTRIFGSVDGNLLPYPTYNNSITGNGSSRMRRQEMQLDKSLNRVSIFLFCCFIICLLLF; encoded by the coding sequence ATGGAACAAAACCATTCCGTGCATGAGTCTGGACATGATGTCTCTCTCAAGCAAAACTGGAGATCCGTCTCAGAAGATGCTAATGGTTGTTTCGAATGCAACATTTGCTTAGACTCAGCCGATGATCCTGTTGTCACCCTCTGTGGTCACCTCTACTGCTGGCCGTGCATTTACATATGGCTTCACGTTCAAATCTCCAGCGATGAACCCGAAAACACCCAGAACTGCCCTGTTTGTAAGGCTAGCATCACTCCCTCTTCTTTGGTTCCCCTCTATGGTCGTGGCACGTCGAACTCAGATTCCGAATCCAAGAAGTCTCACTTGGGTATGGCTGTACCTCGAAGACCACCACCGTCGATGAACGCACCGCCCCATTCCAATGCTGCCTCTGCATTGCATCCTAGCCAGCAGCTTCATCCAAATTATATTCGCTCGCCCTCACACCCACACCCGCACCAGCACCCAATCTATCACCAACAATACTTCCCCCAGGCTTATAGCGACGTTGCTTCATATGCACCTTCTTATCTCGGTAATGCCGTGATAACAAGTCTGCTAAACCCGACGATCGGGATGTTCGGAGAAACAGTTTTCACTAGAATTTTCGGTAGCGTGGATGGGAACTTGTTGCCATACCCGACTTACAACAACTCGATCACAGGGAATGGCAGTAGCAGAATGAGAAGACAGGAAATGCAGCTTGATAAGTCTCTTAATAGAGTCTCCATCTTTCTATTTTGCTGCTTTATTATCTGTCTTCTATTGTTTTGA